ACCTTTAGGTCTGCTTCTCTTAAATTTTCGGCCCTTGAGGGTCCAAGGTTAGACTCTTGGCAAAAAGAGTTAGAAAAAGATCAAATTCCGCCCGAATTTTTTCAGCCAGAAATTGTTAAAATTGACGAAAGATACTATCTTGTTTTTTCTACGACTGATAAACAAACAGGCCTTGATTATTACGAAATTTCAGAAACCAAAAAAGAAGGGAAAGAAAATTGGCGCAGAGGTGAAAGCCCATATCTTTTAACCGACCAAAGTCTTCAGAGTTTTATCAAGGTCAAAGCTATTGATAAAGCTGGCAACGAAAGGGTAGGGAAAATTTTCCCCCAGATAAAAAAAAGACGAATTAATCTTTTGACTTTGATTATTGCTTTTCTCGCAGCTATTTTTTCCCTTTTTATTTTGTTGAAAAAATTCTATCCTAAAAGATATTAACCAGTCTTCTTGCCATTTTCTGAATTTAAGATAAGATGGTGTCAATAATTTCTCGATGGCCATTCAAAAATTCTTGAGCACTCATCTTTCTTTTTCCTTCTAATTGAACTTCTTCTAAAACTAAAACATCTTGGCGACAAGCAATAGCCAACTCTTTTTTTTCTGTTAAAAAAACTGCGCCCGGCTCTCTTTGATTTTTTGTCTTTAAGACCCTTGCCTTTATAATCTTTAGCATTTTTGAATTTTGGAATTTTGGGGTTGTTTGTAATTTGTAATTTGTCATTTGTAATTTTAGGTAGGTATAAGTGCCTGGCCATGGATTATAGGCTCGTATCATTCTTTCAATTTCTTCAGCTGATTTTCGCCAATCGATTTTTCCGTCTTCTTTTTTGATAACCCTGGTGTAGGTCGCTTGAGAGTGATCTTGAGGAAGTGGGTTTATTTCACCCTTAATCCATTGAGGAAGGGTTTCGATTAATAGATTTCCCCCTAATTCGGCTAAAGTTTTTGTCAATTCTGGAGTGGTAATTTTGTTATTTGAGATTTGGTATCTAGTCTTAGCTATTATCGGGCCGTGGTCCATTTTTTCATCCATCAAAATAATGGTCACGCCGCTTTCTTGATCGCCATTTAAAATCGTCGTTTGAATCGGCGAAGCACCTCGATATTTTGGCAAAAGTGATGGATGAATATTAAGGCAGCCATATTTCGGAATTTCTAAAATTTCTTTAGGGATAATTTGGCCATAGGCGGCGAGAACAATCAAATCAGGTTTGGAATTTAGAATATAAAATTTAGAATCTATGATTTTTGTTGGCTGGAGAACTGGAATTTTATATTTTTCAGCCATCACCTTTAAGGGCGAAGGAGTAAGAGTTTGTTTTCTGCCAACTGGTTTATCTGGCGCCGTGACCACCGTTATAGGTTTGAAGCCCGTTTTTATCATTTTCTCTAAAATAATGGCACTAAATTCCGGTGTGCCTAAGAAAATAATTCGTAAATTTTGATTAACGGATTTTGACATTTGAGATTTAATTTTTAAAGTTTTAAGATTTATAATTTTATATTATACCAAACTGTGGATATCTTGTCTTGAAATTTTTGCTATAATAGAATAACTCAATAAAGCATTTCATTGGCCTGTTGAAAAATAAAATAAACAGGCAAATCTTTTTATTACTCTTTATTGCTCTATGTTAAAAATTTTAACTATATGGAATATCTCACTCCTGAAGGATTTAAAAAAATTCAAGAGAGATTAAAATATCTTAAAGAAGAAAAGAGAGAAGAAATTGCCAGACGTCTAGCCGCTGCTATTGAGTTAGGCGATTTGACAGAAAATGCCGAATACATTGCTGCCAAAGAGGAACAAGGTTTAACCGAGGCAGAGATCAGGCGCCTAGAGAACCTTTTGCGAACAGCTGTCGTTGTTGACGATAAAAAACAAAAAAATAAAGTTTTACCCGGTAGTCAGGTTCTGGTGCAAATTGAAAAGGAAAAAGAGAAATATTGGTTAGTTGGTTCTGAAGAAGCTGACCCAGGTAAAGGAAAAATTTCCATTGACTCGCCAATTGGTCGTGCTCTTTTAGACAAGACAATTGGCGAAGTTGTTGTTGTTAAAACACCGGCTGGCCAGAAAAAAATTAAGATCTTAGAAATTTCTTAACTATTTTACTTTTTTTGTTTTTTTTATATAATAGAAAGATGTCTGAAATTGAAAAAATAAGAATTAAAAAGCTAAGACAACTAGAGGAAATGGGTCTTGATCCTTATCCGGCCAAAGTCTGGCGCAGCCATTCTTCTCGGGAAGTAAGAGAAAACTTTGAGCAATTCATGAAAGAAAAAAAAGAAGTTGTCCTTTGTGGTCGTTTAAAAGCTATCCGTCGCCATGGCAAATCAGCCTTTGCTCATTTGGTAGATGAAGGTGGTGAAATTCAACTTTATTTTAAAGAAGATCTTTTGGGAAAGAAAAGTTATCAAATTTTTTCTGATTTAGTTGACATTGGCGATTTTGTCGAAGGTCGGGGCAATTTGATGAAAACAAAAACTGGCGAAAAAACTTTAGTCTTGAATAACTTTCGTTTGATTAGTAAATCTCTTTTACCCCTACCAGAAAAATGGCATGGCCTAGAAGATATTGAGATTCGTTATCGTCAACGCTATTTAGATTTACTGGCCAATCCAGAAGTTAAGGAAATTTTTAAAAAAAGATTTTCAATTATTCAGACAATTCGCCAGTTTTTTATCAAAGAGGGGTTTTTAGAAGTAGAAACACCGATTTTACAGCCAATGGCTGGCGGGGCAACAGCTAAACCTTTTGTTACCCATCACGATGCTTTAGGTATCAATCTTTACCTTTCAATTGCTCCAGAGCTCTATCTCAAGCGTTTAATCATTGGCGGTTTTGAAAAAGTTTTTGAAATTACTCGTTGTTTTCGTAACGAAGGAATTGATTGGGCTCACAATCCAGAATTTACCCAGATTGAATTTTATCAGGCTTATGCTAATTATCAGGATTTAATGAATTTGACAGAAAAATTATTCTGTTATCTTTTTGAAAAGTTAGCCATGCCATTTGAGATGAATTTTCGAGGACAAAAGATAAATTTTAAACCACCATACCCAAGAAAAAAATTTATTACTGCTGTTCGAGAGTCGACTGGTTTAGATTTAGAAAAATTAAAAGAAAAAGAAAAAATTTATCAAGCAGCAAAAAAAATAGGTTTGTCAGTAGAAAAAAATTGGTCTTGGCCAAAAATCGTTGATGAAATCTTTAAGGAACGTGTTCGCACAAAAATTACTAATCCAGTTTTTATTATCAATCATCCCATTGAACTTTCACCTTTAGCCAAAAGAACAGCGGATAATCCAAATTACGTTGAGAGGTTTCAACTTCTGGTTGGTGGTTTTGAAATTTGTAATGCCTATTCAGAATTGAATAATCCATTAGATCAAGAAGAAAGATTTAAATATCAACTTTCTTTAAGAAAGACTGGCGATGAAGAAGCTCAAATGTACGATCAAGATTTTATTGAAGCTCTAAAATATGGTATGCCACCAACAGCCGGTGAAGGAATTGGTCTTGATCGATTAGCAATGATTTTGACTGGAACTAAAAATTTAAAAGAAGTGATTTTATTTCCGACTTTAAAACCTAAAAACTAAAAATTAAAAATCTTTTATCTTGTGTTTAATTTTGGAGTGTTTATGCTTGAGATTAAATTTATTAGAGAAAACAAAGAAAAGGTGAAAACAGCCTGTCAAAATCGGGGAGTAAAAATTGAGATTGAATGGTTATTAGAATTAGACAAAAAAAGAAGGGATCTCATTCAAAAAATTGAAAAATTAAGAGCTGAAAAAAAAGAAAAAAATAAAAAAATTGAAGAGTTGAGAAAGAAAAAAGAGGAAATTAAGAACTTAGAAAAGAAATTAGAAAAAATAGAACAAGAATTTCGAGAATTGATGTTTAAAGTTCCTAATGTACCATTCGACGATGTACCAATCGGTCGAGACGAAGGCGGGAATGTAGTTTTAAAGACGATCGGTCAAAAAAAAGGGTTTTCATTTCCAGTCAAAGATTACCTGACAATCGCCCGGGAACAAATTGACTTAGAAAGAGCGGCTAAAACTTCCGGTAGCCGTTTTTATTACTTAAAAGATGAAGTGGCTTTATTAGAATTAAAACTGATTAATTTTGCTGTTAATTTTTTAACAGACGAAAAAAATATTCAAAAAGTAATTGAAGAAAAAAAGTTAAATCTCGTCACTAAACCCTTTCGGCCAGTTGTCCCACCTTTAATGCTTAAACCAGAAATTATGAAAGGGATGGGTTATTTAGATCAAGCACCAGATGAAACTTATTTTTTAGAAAAAGATCAATTATATTTAATTGGTACAGCCGAACAGTCACTGGTGGCAATGCATGCTAATGAGATTTTGAAAGAACAGGACTTACCCCTACGTTATTTAGCTTTTCCTTGTTCGGCCTTTCGACGCGAAGCTGGTTCTTATGGTAAGGATGTGCGAGGTATTTTTCGGGTTCATCAATTTGAAAAAGTGGAGATGGTTATTTTTTGTACCCCAGAAACTTCAAAATTAGAACACGAGTTGTTGGTCGGGCTAGAAGAGGCGATGATGCAAGAGTTAGAAATTCCTTATCGGATTGTTCAGATTTGTACTGGCGACCTTTATTATTCTTCAGCCAAAAGCTATGACATTGAAGCTTGGATTCCTTCTCAAGAAAAGTATCGCGAGTTAGGTTCCTCCTCTAACTGTACCGATTTTCAGGCGAGGCGATTAGGGATTAGATATAAAAATAAAAAAGGGAAAAATATCTTTGTTCATACTTTAAATGCCACCGCCTTGGCCATACCGAGAACAATTATTGCTATTATAGAAAATTATCAAGAAAAAGAGGGTGGTTTTCGGTGGCCAGAAGTTTTATGTTGACTTGGTTAGAAATATCAAAATCAGCCCTCATTCACAATCTAAAGCAATTTCGAAAAATTATTTCTCCAGAAGTAAAAATAATGGGGGTGATTAAGTCAAATGCCTATGGCCATGGCTTGATTGGTGTGGCGAAAATTCTTGAGAAATATATTGACTATTTTGGCGTTGCCTCTTTAGACGAAGCCCTCGTATTAAGAAAAAATGGCTTTAAAAAGCCAATTTTAATTTTGACCTATTGGGATCTTACTGAGACAGATAAGATTCAACAGGCTATTACTGAAAGGATAGACTTTGCTCTTTATACTTATCCACAGGTCAAAATTTTATCAAATTTAAGCCAAAAAATAGGCAAAAGGGTAAGGATTCATCTTAAAATAGATACCGGCACCTCAAGGATTGGTATTTTACCTAAAAATGCCTTAAATTTTGCTTTAAAATGCTTTAAATTGCCTGGATTGGAGCTGGAGGGTATCTTTACTCATTTTGCCAAATCAGAAGCCTATTATCAAAAATATACGCTTCTCCAAACTCAACGACTAATTAAAACAGTTCAAGAAATCAGTCAAAAAATTAGTCAAAAAACCATCCTCTATAATAATCTTAGAAATAGAAACGTCTTAAGTTTCACTGCGATCGCTGGTAAAAATAAGACGAAATTGCCTTTAATTCATGCGGCTTGTACGGCGGCAACCATTGTTAATCCAGCTACCCATTTGGATATGGTGCGGATTGGTCTTGGTTTGTATGGGCTCTGGCCAAGTTCAGAAACTAAGAAATTGGCCCAACAATTGGGTCGAAAAATTGATTTAAAACCTGCTTTAACTTGGAAAACAAGAGTGATCCAGGTCAAAGAGTTACCAGCCGGAACACCGATTGGCTATGATTGTACTTATCGACTGAAAAAGAAAGGCAAGATTGCTGTTTTGCCGGTTGGTTATTGGGATGGCTATGATCGGAAACTTTCTAATTGTGGTGAAGTTTTAATCAAGGGAAGACGAATACCGATTCGTGGTCGGATTTGTATGAACTTGACAATGGTGGAGGTGACAAAAGTTTCAGATGTTAAAGAAGGTGATGCAGTAGTTTTGATTGGCCGACAAGGTCAAGAAGAAATTACTCCTGAAGAATTAGCGGAAAAAGTCGGAACGATTAATTACGAAATAGTAACAAGAATTAATCCTCTATTACCAAGAATTTATAGATAAAATTTTACAAAAATACAAAAAGACGAGGATTGTTTTATCCTATCTTCCTCGTCCTAAATTTTTATTTTTTATTTATTTTTTACTTTTACTTCCACCTCGGCCTTATTGAGCCAGAAAAGGATTAGGCCGAGAAGACCTACAAGAGTTATACATACCGCTTCTATCGGACGAAAAGTAATTTTCGGCAAACCAATTGCAGTAAGAGGTATAGCGTATAACAAGATGAGAGCGAGATACGTATAATACGTCCAAGCAGCAAAATTGAAAAGAAGATTGAATTTTCCAACTATCTGAGGCGGGTGGCTGATCGCCGTATAGTAGAAGATGTTATCGCGATAGCCGTATAGCCGTTGAGATTCACACGATTTTTTTTTCTCAACAGAACGAGGCTGTACGTGAGCATGATATCGACAAGAAGGAAAATAAAAAAAAGAAAATATTTTTAGAAAGACTGGTATCATTTTTAATCACCTCTTAAGCAAATACTTTCTCAATTTTTTATTATAAAAAATCTAAAAACTTTATCAAGTTTGTCTAAAAGACTATTTTTGATTATAATTAATCTAAATTAAGTATTAAATCATAGTTAAATCATATGTCCGAGGAAGCCAATCAAAAAAAGTCTCTTAAGTTGGAAATTCTGGAAAAAATTAGTTCATTAGTAACAGCTGGTTTTGGCTTGGTGGCGGCTTTAGCCTGGAATGAGGCAATTAAAGAATTTTTTACTGTTCTTTTTCCTCAACCAAGTATGATCTGGGGAAAATTTGCTTATGCCCTACTCATTACAGTTCTGGTGGTTATTATTACTGTCAAGTTGGGTGATTTGATTGGTCGAATAAAGGAAAAAATTAGTAGTGAAGAAAAATAATGGTATCAGAAAAGACAAAATTAAAAATTGGTGTTATTTTTGGTGGTAAATCATCGGAGAAAGAAGTCTCTTTAGCCGGTGGCCGACATGTTTATCAACACCTCGATCGTTCAAAATTTATACCGCTGGCTATTTTTTGGGATTCAAAATTGAAGTTTTGGCAAATTCCTGATAGCTTAATTATCAGAAATACTTGTAAGTAAATTGAGGAAAATTTAGAAAATATTAGAAAATAAAGGTACCAAAAGAATCTCGTTTGAAGATCTGAAGAGTTGAAAAATTTAATTGACTTAGCTTTTTGGTCACTCATGGTAAATATGGTGATGATGGTTGTTTACAAGGACTGTTAGAACTTTTAGAGATTCCTTATACTGGTTCGGGTGTTCTTTCTGCTGCCTTGGGTATGGATAAAGCGATGCAAAGAGAATTAATGAAGGCTTATGGTGGCATTAATATACCAGATTATTTAGTTATTTCCCAAAAGGAGTGGCAAGAAAATAAAGAAAAAGTAAGAGAAAAAATAGAAAAAAAATTCGGTTGGCCAGTGGTAACGAAGCCAACGCGCGAAGGTTCGACAATTGGTGTAATGTTGGTTAAGGAATTTAAGGATTTAGAAAAAGCAATGAACTATGCTTTGCTTTGACATACGACAATCAGGTTTTAGTGGAAAAAGGGATTCGTGGAAGAGAATTTTATTGCATTGTTTTTGGTAATGAAGATCCAGTAGCCTTTTTACCTACCGAAACAATTTATGAATCAGAGATTTTTACTTACGACCACAAATATCTACCCGGCGCTTCCAGAAAGGTGACACCGATTAAAATAGAAGAGAAAATTATTCAAGAAATTCAAGAACAAGCCAAACGGATGTATCTGGTTTTAGGTTGTCAAGGCTACGCACGAATTGACAGTTTTGTTGAAGAGGGTGGGCGAGTTTTCATTACTGACCCAAACTCAGCCGCCTCAACAGGAATGGGGCCATCTTCTTGGACTTATCATCAGGCTGCTTTGGCTGGCTTGTCGGTACCGGAATTTTTAACCAAGATTATTGAATTGGCTCTGGAGGCGCATCAAAGTAAAGATATAGAACTAATGAAAGTAAAGATATAAAAAGCTTTTTCACTCCACTAATTGTGTTAATACATTAACACAAGTTATACACAGCCCCGCTTGACAAAAACAATTAAGACTTATATATTATATATGGTAACAGTTCTACGACAATCTTTGACAGTTCTTTGACATCTAAAAATAAAGTTCAGAAATAAA
This sequence is a window from Patescibacteria group bacterium. Protein-coding genes within it:
- the fmt gene encoding methionyl-tRNA formyltransferase → MSKSVNQNLRIIFLGTPEFSAIILEKMIKTGFKPITVVTAPDKPVGRKQTLTPSPLKVMAEKYKIPVLQPTKIIDSKFYILNSKPDLIVLAAYGQIIPKEILEIPKYGCLNIHPSLLPKYRGASPIQTTILNGDQESGVTIILMDEKMDHGPIIAKTRYQISNNKITTPELTKTLAELGGNLLIETLPQWIKGEINPLPQDHSQATYTRVIKKEDGKIDWRKSAEEIERMIRAYNPWPGTYTYLKLQMTNYKLQTTPKFQNSKMLKIIKARVLKTKNQREPGAVFLTEKKELAIACRQDVLVLEEVQLEGKRKMSAQEFLNGHREIIDTILS
- the greA gene encoding transcription elongation factor GreA, translating into MEYLTPEGFKKIQERLKYLKEEKREEIARRLAAAIELGDLTENAEYIAAKEEQGLTEAEIRRLENLLRTAVVVDDKKQKNKVLPGSQVLVQIEKEKEKYWLVGSEEADPGKGKISIDSPIGRALLDKTIGEVVVVKTPAGQKKIKILEIS
- the lysS gene encoding lysine--tRNA ligase, coding for MSEIEKIRIKKLRQLEEMGLDPYPAKVWRSHSSREVRENFEQFMKEKKEVVLCGRLKAIRRHGKSAFAHLVDEGGEIQLYFKEDLLGKKSYQIFSDLVDIGDFVEGRGNLMKTKTGEKTLVLNNFRLISKSLLPLPEKWHGLEDIEIRYRQRYLDLLANPEVKEIFKKRFSIIQTIRQFFIKEGFLEVETPILQPMAGGATAKPFVTHHDALGINLYLSIAPELYLKRLIIGGFEKVFEITRCFRNEGIDWAHNPEFTQIEFYQAYANYQDLMNLTEKLFCYLFEKLAMPFEMNFRGQKINFKPPYPRKKFITAVRESTGLDLEKLKEKEKIYQAAKKIGLSVEKNWSWPKIVDEIFKERVRTKITNPVFIINHPIELSPLAKRTADNPNYVERFQLLVGGFEICNAYSELNNPLDQEERFKYQLSLRKTGDEEAQMYDQDFIEALKYGMPPTAGEGIGLDRLAMILTGTKNLKEVILFPTLKPKN
- the serS gene encoding serine--tRNA ligase, translating into MLEIKFIRENKEKVKTACQNRGVKIEIEWLLELDKKRRDLIQKIEKLRAEKKEKNKKIEELRKKKEEIKNLEKKLEKIEQEFRELMFKVPNVPFDDVPIGRDEGGNVVLKTIGQKKGFSFPVKDYLTIAREQIDLERAAKTSGSRFYYLKDEVALLELKLINFAVNFLTDEKNIQKVIEEKKLNLVTKPFRPVVPPLMLKPEIMKGMGYLDQAPDETYFLEKDQLYLIGTAEQSLVAMHANEILKEQDLPLRYLAFPCSAFRREAGSYGKDVRGIFRVHQFEKVEMVIFCTPETSKLEHELLVGLEEAMMQELEIPYRIVQICTGDLYYSSAKSYDIEAWIPSQEKYRELGSSSNCTDFQARRLGIRYKNKKGKNIFVHTLNATALAIPRTIIAIIENYQEKEGGFRWPEVLC
- the alr gene encoding alanine racemase; translation: MLTWLEISKSALIHNLKQFRKIISPEVKIMGVIKSNAYGHGLIGVAKILEKYIDYFGVASLDEALVLRKNGFKKPILILTYWDLTETDKIQQAITERIDFALYTYPQVKILSNLSQKIGKRVRIHLKIDTGTSRIGILPKNALNFALKCFKLPGLELEGIFTHFAKSEAYYQKYTLLQTQRLIKTVQEISQKISQKTILYNNLRNRNVLSFTAIAGKNKTKLPLIHAACTAATIVNPATHLDMVRIGLGLYGLWPSSETKKLAQQLGRKIDLKPALTWKTRVIQVKELPAGTPIGYDCTYRLKKKGKIAVLPVGYWDGYDRKLSNCGEVLIKGRRIPIRGRICMNLTMVEVTKVSDVKEGDAVVLIGRQGQEEITPEELAEKVGTINYEIVTRINPLLPRIYR
- a CDS encoding DUF5654 family protein produces the protein MSEEANQKKSLKLEILEKISSLVTAGFGLVAALAWNEAIKEFFTVLFPQPSMIWGKFAYALLITVLVVIITVKLGDLIGRIKEKISSEEK